Proteins from a genomic interval of Desulfofustis limnaeus:
- the hisD gene encoding histidinol dehydrogenase has protein sequence MHAIHTTGSPEGRRALDRLFTRFQMADRDCRQQVAEILAAVRERGDEALVTYTRRFDAPHMEAVQLPISSVEMEEAYRLVDTAFLETLETAIDRIRTFHEREKEDSWLQTRPDGSIVGRLVRPVDSAGLYVPGGQGGSTPLVSSVLMNGIPAEIAGVQRRVMVTPPAADGSVNPHLLVAAREIGISEIYKAGSAWAIGALAYGTESIGAVDVIVGPGNRYVAEAKRQVAGQVRIDMIAGPSEVLIIADESADPVHVAADMLAQAEHDAEALAVVITTDASLPPRIVAELESQLTELSRAELARRALAEHGLILVAESLPEAIELANDIAAEHLELQIADPWSHLAAIRHAGAIFLGASTPEAAGDYLAGPNHVLPTMGTARFASALGVETFLKKSSIISYTPAALAADADHIRALARLEGLTAHAASVTRRLG, from the coding sequence ATGCACGCGATTCATACCACGGGCAGTCCTGAGGGGCGCCGCGCCCTGGACCGGCTGTTTACTCGTTTTCAGATGGCCGACCGTGATTGCCGCCAGCAGGTGGCCGAGATTCTTGCAGCCGTCCGGGAGCGCGGTGACGAAGCGTTGGTAACGTACACCCGGCGCTTCGATGCGCCGCACATGGAGGCGGTTCAGCTGCCCATTTCGTCGGTCGAGATGGAGGAGGCCTACCGACTCGTCGACACCGCGTTTCTGGAGACGCTGGAGACGGCCATCGACCGGATCCGCACCTTCCACGAACGGGAAAAAGAGGATTCCTGGCTGCAGACCAGGCCGGACGGCAGTATCGTCGGCCGGCTGGTGCGGCCGGTGGACAGCGCCGGGCTCTACGTGCCCGGCGGCCAGGGGGGCTCGACACCGCTGGTCTCGTCGGTATTGATGAACGGCATCCCGGCTGAGATCGCCGGCGTGCAGCGGCGGGTCATGGTGACGCCGCCGGCCGCCGACGGCTCGGTGAACCCCCATCTGCTGGTGGCCGCTCGCGAGATCGGCATCTCCGAGATCTACAAGGCGGGCTCGGCCTGGGCCATCGGCGCCCTGGCTTACGGCACCGAATCCATCGGCGCCGTCGATGTCATCGTCGGGCCCGGCAACCGTTATGTGGCGGAAGCGAAGCGGCAGGTAGCCGGGCAGGTGCGCATTGATATGATCGCCGGGCCGTCCGAGGTCCTGATCATCGCCGACGAGTCGGCCGACCCGGTCCACGTGGCCGCCGACATGCTGGCCCAAGCCGAGCATGATGCCGAGGCGTTGGCCGTGGTAATCACCACCGATGCGTCGCTGCCGCCGCGGATTGTTGCCGAGTTGGAAAGCCAGCTCACCGAGTTGAGCCGGGCTGAATTGGCCCGCCGGGCGCTGGCCGAGCACGGCCTGATCCTGGTGGCCGAATCGCTGCCGGAGGCCATCGAACTGGCCAACGACATCGCCGCCGAGCATCTGGAGTTGCAGATTGCCGATCCCTGGTCGCACCTGGCTGCCATCCGCCACGCCGGCGCCATCTTCCTCGGCGCGTCCACGCCGGAGGCGGCCGGCGACTATCTGGCCGGGCCCAACCACGTACTGCCGACCATGGGTACCGCCCGGTTCGCCTCGGCCCTGGGGGTGGAGACCTTTCTCAAAAAGAGTTCGATCATCAGTTACACCCCGGCCGCCTTGGCCGCCGACGCCGACCATATCCGGGCGCTGGCCCGCCTGGAGGGCCTGACCGCCCATGCCGCTTCGGTGACCAGGAGGCTCGGCTGA
- a CDS encoding ferredoxin-thioredoxin reductase catalytic domain-containing protein, with protein MDVEQLYEQLRKINEPKGYFFNRDREQTFFLLQGLLTNRKRYGYMCCPCRLAKEDRQADSDIICPCAYREADVKEYGSCYCGLYVSQAFNDGTIEPVYVPERRPAERC; from the coding sequence ATGGACGTTGAGCAGCTGTATGAGCAACTGAGAAAAATCAACGAGCCCAAGGGCTATTTCTTCAATCGCGACCGGGAGCAGACGTTCTTTCTGCTGCAGGGGCTGTTGACCAACCGAAAGCGTTACGGCTACATGTGCTGCCCGTGTCGCCTGGCCAAAGAGGATCGTCAGGCGGATAGCGACATCATCTGTCCCTGCGCCTATCGGGAAGCCGATGTCAAGGAGTACGGCAGCTGTTATTGCGGACTCTACGTCTCCCAGGCCTTCAACGACGGGACCATCGAGCCTGTCTACGTGCCGGAACGGCGTCCGGCCGAGCGCTGCTAG
- a CDS encoding HD domain-containing protein gives METPRAIPDQAVCLELMEQYGMLDNIRRHSLLVARVAETLVGNLHIPADSRDFRPNRNLVLAGALLHDIAKTRCLDGSCRHAEEGQLICEEHGYPEVGVIVGEHVLLSSFTPEYYRRGRFPAREIVYYADKRVKHDQIVSLQERLLYIIDRYSGNLPAVEQRIRENFRRCQELERHLFSFLPFSAEELPHRLLPLAGPGAARIAGTGT, from the coding sequence ATGGAGACGCCTCGGGCCATTCCCGATCAGGCCGTTTGTCTGGAGCTGATGGAGCAGTACGGGATGCTGGACAACATCCGCCGCCACTCGCTGCTGGTCGCCCGGGTGGCCGAGACCCTGGTCGGCAACCTGCATATCCCCGCCGACAGCCGGGACTTCCGGCCGAACCGCAACCTGGTGCTGGCCGGCGCGCTGCTGCACGACATCGCCAAGACCAGGTGTCTGGACGGCAGCTGCCGCCACGCCGAGGAAGGTCAGCTGATCTGCGAAGAGCACGGCTATCCGGAGGTCGGCGTGATCGTCGGCGAACATGTGCTGCTCAGCAGCTTCACCCCGGAGTACTATCGTCGGGGACGGTTTCCGGCCAGGGAGATTGTCTATTACGCCGACAAGCGGGTCAAGCACGACCAGATCGTGTCGCTGCAGGAACGGCTGCTCTACATTATCGACCGCTACTCCGGCAACCTGCCGGCCGTCGAGCAGCGGATCAGGGAGAATTTCAGGAGATGCCAGGAACTAGAACGGCACCTGTTCTCGTTTCTGCCATTCTCGGCCGAGGAGTTGCCGCACCGCTTGCTGCCCCTGGCCGGGCCCGGGGCAGCCCGGATTGCCGGCACCGGCACCTGA
- a CDS encoding ribose-phosphate diphosphokinase, which translates to MLKERELVLVATEASTPLAQRVAAVMGIECAEMVRKCFADGEVYHAFPANVAGRHLIIIGSTHDDSSHQEVLDLIAGGNYWNAASINVVIPFLGYSTMERVKPFSREIPKGITRTRQIFLARPSFVAFVDLHSEAVLHAHSGQIGTMHIWTDRLVVDKIRSLELGDYVLVSPDYGFSKRVARLASRLECPHTAADKDRYETDKTIVGQVSSVVRGRIAIVCDDMIRTGGSIIQTANRCLDAGATEVYVMATHLVMAGTARTRFENSPIRKIIGSDTYPGVTSDELLDVYSVAPLIGEILLSHLNY; encoded by the coding sequence ATGCTGAAGGAACGGGAACTGGTGCTGGTGGCCACCGAGGCCTCGACGCCGCTGGCACAGCGGGTAGCGGCGGTGATGGGCATCGAATGCGCGGAGATGGTGCGCAAGTGTTTTGCCGACGGCGAGGTCTACCATGCCTTTCCCGCCAACGTGGCCGGTCGCCATCTGATCATCATCGGTTCCACCCATGACGACAGCTCGCACCAGGAGGTGCTCGATCTGATCGCCGGCGGCAACTACTGGAACGCCGCCTCGATCAACGTGGTCATCCCCTTTCTCGGTTATTCCACCATGGAGCGGGTCAAACCGTTCTCCCGGGAGATCCCCAAAGGCATTACCCGCACCCGCCAGATCTTTCTCGCTCGACCCAGTTTCGTCGCCTTTGTCGATCTCCATTCGGAGGCCGTGCTTCACGCCCACTCCGGGCAGATCGGTACCATGCATATCTGGACCGACCGGTTGGTGGTAGACAAGATCAGGAGTCTGGAACTCGGTGATTACGTGCTGGTCTCTCCCGATTACGGCTTTTCCAAACGGGTGGCGCGGCTGGCCAGCCGCCTCGAGTGCCCCCATACCGCCGCCGACAAGGATCGCTATGAGACCGACAAGACCATTGTCGGCCAGGTCTCCAGCGTGGTCCGAGGGCGCATCGCCATCGTCTGTGACGACATGATCCGGACCGGCGGCTCCATCATCCAGACCGCCAATCGCTGTCTTGACGCCGGTGCCACCGAGGTGTACGTGATGGCGACGCATCTAGTCATGGCCGGCACGGCCCGTACGCGCTTCGAGAACAGCCCGATCAGGAAGATCATCGGGTCCGACACCTATCCCGGCGTCACCTCGGATGAATTGCTCGACGTCTACTCGGTGGCGCCGTTGATCGGTGAAATCCTGCTGTCGCACCTGAACTATTGA
- a CDS encoding YheT family hydrolase, with protein sequence MPLLPPPDYRPPFPFTSGHLQTIYPTLFRRSPQVQPLSERIDTLDGDFLDLDWHRCVGRLPRGLAIVSHGLEGHARKKYPLGMARCLSGRGWDVLCWSFRGCSGEPNRLPRLYHSGVTDDLHTVLTHGLQAGGYRTAVLVGFSMGGNQTLKYLGEAPGLVPAQVRAAVVFSVPCHLADAAAVMNGPQNRIYMRYFMRSLKEKIREKALRFPELIDLQGLDQMTTFAPFDDRYTAPLHGFRDAADYYERCASLQFLPFIDVPTLLVQALDDPFLAVSCYPVALARASATLFLEIPPYGGHVGFMGKWRETAYWSEQRTAAFLDEQVGENRPPD encoded by the coding sequence ATGCCGCTGCTTCCCCCGCCCGACTATCGGCCGCCGTTTCCTTTCACCAGCGGCCACCTGCAGACCATCTACCCCACCCTTTTTCGCCGCTCCCCGCAGGTGCAGCCGCTCAGCGAAAGGATCGACACCCTGGACGGCGATTTCCTCGATCTCGACTGGCACCGGTGCGTCGGGCGGCTTCCCCGGGGACTTGCCATTGTCAGCCACGGCCTGGAAGGCCATGCCCGCAAAAAATACCCGCTGGGGATGGCGCGCTGTCTGAGTGGACGGGGCTGGGATGTCCTGTGCTGGAGCTTTCGCGGCTGCTCAGGTGAACCGAACCGCCTGCCACGCCTCTATCATTCGGGCGTTACCGACGATCTGCACACCGTCCTCACTCATGGTCTGCAGGCTGGGGGCTACCGGACCGCGGTGCTGGTCGGCTTCAGCATGGGCGGCAACCAGACCTTGAAGTACCTGGGCGAGGCCCCCGGACTCGTCCCTGCCCAGGTCCGGGCAGCGGTGGTGTTTTCCGTCCCCTGTCACCTGGCGGATGCGGCGGCGGTGATGAACGGCCCGCAGAACCGCATCTACATGCGCTACTTCATGCGCAGCCTGAAAGAGAAGATTCGCGAAAAGGCGCTCCGGTTCCCGGAGCTGATCGACCTCCAGGGCCTCGACCAGATGACCACCTTCGCCCCCTTCGACGATCGCTATACGGCGCCGCTCCACGGTTTCCGGGATGCTGCCGACTATTATGAGCGATGCGCCAGTCTGCAGTTCCTGCCGTTTATCGACGTGCCGACCTTGCTCGTCCAGGCCCTGGACGATCCCTTCCTGGCCGTCTCCTGTTACCCGGTCGCACTGGCTCGGGCCAGCGCCACCCTTTTTCTGGAAATCCCCCCATACGGGGGCCATGTGGGTTTCATGGGAAAATGGCGAGAGACGGCCTACTGGTCGGAACAGCGAACCGCGGCCTTTCTCGACGAGCAGGTGGGCGAGAATCGGCCGCCGGACTAG
- a CDS encoding glutaredoxin family protein, which translates to MAEPRVRLLVLSTCLQCKALQELLKANDIAYETTVVDLMLKDEREELFRQMAPYNEKKAFPVTFIGDKAIIGFQRQLIMEELGLN; encoded by the coding sequence ATGGCTGAACCGAGGGTACGTTTGCTGGTTTTGTCGACCTGCCTGCAGTGCAAGGCGCTGCAGGAGCTGCTCAAGGCGAACGACATCGCCTACGAGACCACGGTAGTCGACCTGATGCTCAAGGATGAACGCGAGGAATTATTCCGCCAGATGGCTCCCTATAATGAAAAGAAGGCCTTTCCGGTGACCTTTATCGGGGATAAGGCCATCATCGGGTTTCAGAGACAATTGATCATGGAAGAGCTGGGGTTGAACTGA
- a CDS encoding radical SAM/SPASM domain-containing protein — translation MEFEPKWIAWETTRRCNLACVHCRSSSELEVQGHPDFSLDQAQRIIDDIASYASPVLVLSGGEPLLRPDIFDIARYGTSRGLRMCLATNGTLVSDQTCLAIKDSGIRMVSLSLDGARAETHDNFRNQPGAFAGTMRAIERFNRHDIPFLVNSSFTVRNKDEIPEIFRLVKKLGATAWYMFMIVPTGRGQDVIDELIPESLYNEILEWHYRVEKEETEILMRPTCAPHYYRIVRQKAKEEGERFKRRNLQFSTGGSKGCLAGQLICLIDVDGEVLPCSYFPKSAGNINQIPFRRIWEESELFLKLRDFSSYQGNCGQCEYISVCGGCRARAYAMTGNYLAQEPFCSYQPRSGSQPSTSSE, via the coding sequence ATGGAATTCGAACCGAAATGGATCGCCTGGGAGACCACCAGGCGCTGCAACCTCGCCTGCGTCCATTGCCGATCCTCATCAGAGCTCGAGGTGCAAGGCCACCCCGATTTCTCCCTCGACCAGGCACAGCGCATCATCGACGACATCGCCTCCTACGCCAGCCCGGTCCTCGTCCTCTCTGGAGGCGAGCCATTGCTGCGTCCGGATATCTTCGATATCGCCCGCTACGGCACCAGCCGGGGGCTGCGCATGTGTCTGGCCACCAACGGCACCCTGGTCAGCGACCAGACCTGCCTCGCTATCAAGGATTCCGGGATCAGGATGGTGTCGCTCAGCCTCGACGGCGCCCGGGCCGAGACCCACGACAACTTCCGCAACCAACCCGGCGCCTTTGCCGGGACCATGCGGGCCATCGAGCGATTCAACCGCCACGACATCCCCTTTCTGGTCAACTCGTCGTTCACCGTGCGCAACAAGGACGAAATCCCGGAAATCTTTCGGCTGGTGAAAAAACTCGGGGCCACCGCCTGGTACATGTTCATGATCGTACCCACCGGGCGCGGCCAGGACGTGATCGACGAACTGATCCCGGAATCGCTGTACAACGAGATCCTCGAGTGGCACTACCGGGTGGAAAAAGAGGAGACCGAAATCCTCATGCGACCCACCTGCGCCCCGCACTATTACCGGATCGTCAGGCAGAAGGCCAAGGAGGAGGGAGAGCGGTTCAAACGCCGCAACCTGCAATTCTCCACCGGCGGTTCCAAAGGCTGCCTGGCCGGCCAGCTGATCTGCCTGATCGACGTGGACGGTGAGGTGCTGCCGTGCAGCTATTTCCCCAAATCGGCCGGCAACATCAACCAAATTCCCTTCCGCCGCATCTGGGAAGAATCGGAGCTGTTTCTCAAACTACGTGATTTCAGCAGCTATCAGGGAAATTGCGGACAATGCGAATATATCTCGGTGTGCGGCGGCTGCCGCGCCCGGGCATACGCCATGACCGGCAATTACCTGGCCCAGGAACCGTTCTGCAGTTATCAGCCGCGCAGCGGCTCTCAACCCTCTACCAGTTCCGAGTAA
- a CDS encoding LuxR C-terminal-related transcriptional regulator: MNSAALTVWQVALDSISAHVAILDHNGLILETNRAWREFGTQNGITIEPSCIGLNYLETCDRASREPFDESTVIAAGIRQVIRGEIQEFFINYPCHSPDEERWFALRVVRFREPNANKVIMSHENITPLMKAQRTLAEREQAIREQAEKLEETNIALRVLLDHRQKDRIRLEEDMLANIRTLILPYVQELMERPLPKRERTVVEIIEERLNEITAPFLNRLTSLHQQLTPQEIKVATMVREGRSSEEMADVLLISKAAVDFHRKQIRKKLGMTGTGRNLRSYLLSLQTQEEVS; this comes from the coding sequence CAGGTTGCTCTCGACTCCATTTCCGCCCATGTGGCGATTCTCGATCATAACGGGCTGATCCTGGAGACGAACCGGGCCTGGAGGGAGTTCGGCACCCAGAACGGCATCACCATCGAACCCTCCTGTATCGGCCTTAATTACCTGGAAACCTGCGATCGGGCGAGCCGTGAGCCGTTCGACGAATCAACGGTCATTGCCGCTGGAATTCGGCAGGTGATTCGCGGTGAGATCCAGGAATTCTTCATCAATTACCCTTGCCATTCACCCGATGAAGAGCGCTGGTTCGCCCTGCGTGTGGTGCGTTTTCGCGAACCCAACGCCAACAAGGTGATCATGTCGCACGAGAACATCACGCCGCTGATGAAGGCACAGCGCACGCTGGCCGAGCGCGAACAGGCCATCCGTGAACAGGCGGAGAAGCTAGAAGAGACCAATATCGCCCTGAGAGTGTTGTTGGACCATCGCCAGAAGGATCGGATACGGCTCGAGGAGGACATGCTGGCCAACATCCGCACCTTGATCCTGCCCTATGTCCAGGAGTTGATGGAGCGGCCGCTGCCAAAGCGGGAGCGAACGGTGGTGGAGATCATCGAGGAGCGGCTCAACGAGATCACCGCCCCCTTCCTCAACCGCCTGACCTCGTTACACCAGCAGTTGACGCCCCAGGAGATAAAGGTGGCGACCATGGTGCGGGAGGGGCGTAGCAGTGAAGAGATGGCCGATGTACTGTTGATCAGTAAGGCTGCCGTGGATTTTCACCGCAAACAGATCCGCAAGAAACTCGGGATGACCGGTACCGGTAGAAACTTGCGGTCATATCTGTTATCTCTGCAAACACAGGAGGAGGTATCATGA
- the hemE gene encoding uroporphyrinogen decarboxylase yields MNDTFLKACRGEATDYTPIWMMRQAGRYLPQYREVRGSITFLELCKTPELCVEVTLQPVDYLGVDAAILFSDILIPMEAMGLELVFHDGRGPIFPQTVRDQAAVDRLLVPDPEEATGFVLETIRLLRRELKVPLIGFAGAPFTCATYLIEGGSSKAFWETKKMMFTAPKLFHALMDKISRCTTAYLLAQARAGAHALQLFDSWAGILAPRDFAEFAFPYAQRIIAELQQQTELPIIYFANNGATLLEQAAATGADVIGIDWRINIGEAIERIGPRAIQGNIDPAALLLPEAQLRDRIGDLLAGARRARGHIFNLGHGIHQFTPPEQARLAVEIVHQLSRR; encoded by the coding sequence ATGAACGACACCTTCCTCAAGGCCTGCCGCGGCGAGGCCACCGACTACACCCCGATCTGGATGATGCGTCAGGCCGGACGTTACCTGCCCCAATACCGTGAGGTACGCGGCTCCATCACCTTCCTGGAATTATGCAAGACCCCCGAACTCTGTGTCGAGGTGACCCTGCAACCGGTGGACTATCTCGGGGTTGACGCGGCCATCCTGTTTTCCGACATCCTCATCCCCATGGAGGCCATGGGGCTGGAGCTGGTCTTTCACGACGGCCGCGGCCCGATCTTTCCGCAGACGGTCCGCGACCAGGCCGCCGTCGATCGTTTGCTGGTCCCCGACCCGGAAGAAGCCACGGGCTTCGTGCTGGAGACCATCCGACTGCTGCGCCGGGAGCTGAAGGTGCCGCTCATCGGCTTTGCCGGGGCGCCGTTCACCTGCGCCACCTACTTGATCGAGGGCGGTTCGTCGAAGGCCTTCTGGGAAACCAAAAAGATGATGTTCACGGCGCCGAAGCTGTTTCACGCGCTGATGGACAAGATCAGCCGCTGCACCACCGCCTATCTGCTCGCCCAGGCCCGGGCCGGCGCCCACGCCTTGCAGTTGTTCGACTCCTGGGCCGGCATCCTGGCGCCACGGGATTTCGCCGAATTCGCCTTCCCCTACGCCCAGCGGATCATCGCTGAACTGCAGCAGCAGACCGAGCTGCCCATCATCTACTTCGCCAACAACGGCGCTACCTTGCTGGAGCAGGCAGCGGCCACCGGCGCCGATGTGATCGGTATCGACTGGCGGATCAATATCGGCGAGGCCATCGAACGAATCGGGCCACGTGCCATTCAAGGCAATATCGACCCGGCGGCATTGCTGCTGCCGGAAGCGCAGCTGCGCGACCGCATCGGCGACCTGCTGGCCGGGGCGAGAAGGGCCAGGGGGCACATCTTCAACCTTGGTCACGGCATCCATCAATTCACTCCCCCCGAGCAGGCGCGGCTGGCGGTGGAGATCGTGCACCAGCTAAGCCGTCGGTAA
- the leuB gene encoding 3-isopropylmalate dehydrogenase, whose protein sequence is MKQVAVLAGDGIGPEVMDEAIKVLEAVRKKFDLSLRFVTATVGGAAIDQHGEALPAATLQLCEQSDAILFGSVGGPQWESLPPERQPERASLLPLRKHFDLFCNLRPARVFPALTGACPLRADIVGDGFDILVVRELTSDIYFGTPRGREGSGPDERGFDTMSYTRAEIERISRMAFAAARLRRKRVTSVDKANVLSTMVLWRQVVTEVAREFSDVEVRHIYVDNATMQLVRDPHQFDVMLCGNMFGDIISDEAAMLTGSMGMLASASLNSERFGLFEPAGGSAPDIAGKGIANPLAQILSAAMMLRYSFGREDAADAIDRAVEKTLVRGIRTGDIATGGETPVTTAAMGDAVVAAL, encoded by the coding sequence ATGAAACAAGTTGCAGTATTGGCGGGAGACGGTATCGGTCCCGAGGTGATGGACGAGGCGATAAAAGTACTGGAAGCGGTGCGAAAAAAGTTCGATCTTTCCTTGCGCTTCGTCACCGCCACAGTAGGCGGGGCGGCTATTGACCAGCATGGCGAGGCGTTACCGGCCGCCACGCTGCAGCTCTGTGAGCAAAGCGACGCCATCTTGTTCGGCTCGGTCGGCGGCCCCCAGTGGGAATCGCTGCCCCCCGAGCGCCAGCCGGAGCGGGCCTCCCTGCTGCCGCTGCGCAAGCACTTCGATCTGTTCTGCAACCTGCGCCCGGCCCGGGTGTTCCCGGCGCTGACCGGGGCCTGTCCCCTGCGTGCCGATATCGTCGGCGACGGTTTTGACATTCTGGTGGTCCGTGAATTGACCTCCGATATCTATTTTGGTACACCCCGGGGGCGGGAAGGCAGCGGTCCGGACGAGCGCGGCTTCGATACCATGTCCTACACTCGCGCCGAAATCGAGCGAATCAGCCGCATGGCCTTTGCTGCTGCGCGGTTGCGCCGCAAGCGGGTAACCTCGGTGGATAAGGCCAACGTGCTGAGCACCATGGTCCTCTGGCGCCAGGTGGTTACCGAGGTGGCCCGGGAGTTCAGCGACGTGGAAGTGCGCCATATCTATGTGGACAATGCCACCATGCAGCTGGTGCGAGACCCACACCAGTTCGACGTGATGCTCTGCGGCAACATGTTTGGCGACATCATCTCCGACGAGGCGGCGATGCTTACCGGCTCCATGGGGATGCTCGCCTCGGCCAGCCTCAACAGCGAGCGTTTCGGCCTCTTTGAACCGGCCGGCGGTTCCGCCCCGGACATCGCCGGCAAGGGCATCGCCAACCCGCTGGCCCAGATCTTGTCGGCAGCCATGATGCTGCGCTACAGTTTCGGCCGCGAAGACGCGGCCGATGCGATCGACCGGGCGGTGGAGAAGACCCTCGTGCGGGGTATCCGCACCGGCGACATCGCCACCGGCGGCGAGACGCCGGTGACCACCGCGGCCATGGGTGATGCCGTCGTCGCCGCCTTGTAA
- the rsmG gene encoding 16S rRNA (guanine(527)-N(7))-methyltransferase RsmG, which translates to MGSGTMQAEPFAAAVRAGARTLGVAVERDQLEHLYAYFRELRRWNAKINLVARDTSDEEVIDRHFLDSLAVLSLFDEQPGRLLDVGSGAGFPGLIVKIMRPSFGVDLLEPRLKRVSFLRHVVRTLDLADIEIHAERLEPNRPPPGNNNYNWVTGRAVTSIGEFLSWCGHFHATGCRILFMKGPRYEEEMEALGRLSLPWVLVKEKKYRLPGCGAERVLLVFRGAREYL; encoded by the coding sequence GTGGGGTCCGGCACCATGCAGGCGGAGCCGTTCGCCGCCGCCGTGCGGGCCGGGGCCCGCACCCTCGGGGTGGCGGTGGAGCGTGACCAGCTGGAACACTTGTATGCCTATTTCCGGGAGTTGCGCCGGTGGAATGCCAAGATCAATCTGGTGGCGCGGGACACCTCCGACGAGGAGGTGATCGACCGGCACTTTCTCGACTCCCTGGCTGTGCTCTCCTTGTTCGACGAACAGCCCGGACGGCTGCTCGATGTGGGCAGTGGCGCCGGTTTCCCCGGCCTGATCGTCAAGATCATGCGACCGAGCTTCGGTGTCGATCTGCTGGAGCCGCGGTTGAAACGGGTTTCGTTCTTGCGTCACGTCGTCCGCACGCTGGACCTTGCCGATATCGAAATCCATGCCGAGCGGCTCGAGCCGAACCGCCCGCCGCCCGGCAACAACAACTATAACTGGGTAACCGGTCGGGCGGTGACCAGTATCGGCGAATTCCTCTCATGGTGCGGCCACTTTCACGCTACCGGTTGTCGTATTCTTTTCATGAAAGGCCCCCGCTACGAGGAGGAGATGGAGGCGCTCGGCAGACTGTCGCTGCCCTGGGTGCTGGTGAAGGAAAAAAAGTATCGCTTGCCAGGCTGCGGAGCCGAGCGGGTATTGCTGGTGTTTCGGGGAGCACGGGAGTATCTTTAG